The Microcystis aeruginosa NIES-843 sequence ACACCCAACACCTAAAAAATTCCCCAGAATTGTTCCTCTTAGAAAACGATGGCATCTCAAGCACAAAATCCTGAAAATCAACCCTCCTCTACCCTCGAAGAAATCCGGGACGCTCGTTTAGAAAAAGTGGCAGGATTGCAAAAAGCTGGCTTAAATCCCTACGCTTACCAGTGGAAATCTACCGCTCACGCTCAACAACTACAAGAGCAGTACGCTGACTTAGCACCGGGGGAAGAAATTAGCGCTGAAGTAGCAATTGCTGGTCGGATTATTGCCCGAAGAATTCTGGGTAAACTAGCCTTTTTTAACCTGCAAGATGAAACGGGAACGATTCAATTATACCTCGATAAAAAACGCATTAGTGAAACCATGGCCGCCGTGCCGAATGCCTTTAACACGGTGATTAAACTGACCGATACGGGGGATATTTTAGGAGCAAAAGGCACAATTAAACGCACAGAACGCGGGGAATTATCTATCTATGTAAACGAGTACGAAATTCTCACCAAATCCCTCTTACCTCTCCCGGATAAATGGCACGGTTTAACCGATGTAGAAAAACGTTATCGACAAAGATATGTGGATTTAATTGTTAATCCCGAAGTGCGACAAACTTTTCGCCGTCGCGCCCAAATTACCGCTGCCATTCGCAGATATTTAGACCAAGAAGGTTTTATTGAAATTGAAACTCCCGTGCTACAAAGTGAAGCGGGAGGAGCCGATGCTAGACCGTTTATCACCTATCATAATACGCTGGAGATGGAGTTATATCTCCGCATTGCCACCGAGTTACATCTAAAAAGATTAATAGTGGGTGGTTTTGAAAAAGTCTTCGAGTTAGGCAGAATTTTTCGCAATGAAGGGGTTTCTACTAAACATAACCCCGAGTTTACTTCCATCGAAATCTATCAGGCCTATGCCGATTATTATGACATGATGGAGTTAACCGAAAACATTATTGTTAACGCTGCACAAGATGTTTTAGGTACGCTGAAAATCACCTATCAAGACAGGGAAATTGACCTAACTCCTCCTTGGCGACGAGTGACTATGCACGAATTAGTCCAAGAAATAACTGGGGTTGACTTGAATAGTTTTGAGGATTTCGAGTCGGCTCGTATTGCCGCAGAAAATGCCGGCATTGGCGTTCCAGAGGACTGTAAAACCATCGGTAAGCTCTTAAATGAAGCTTTTGAGCAAAAAGTCGAAGAAACCCTAATACAGCCCACTTTTGTGCTAGATTTTCCCGTGGAAATTTCCCCTTTGGCTAAACCTCATCGCTCAAAAACTGACCTCGTGGAAAGATTTGAATTATATGTGGTTGGACGGGAATTAGCTAATAGTTTTTCTGA is a genomic window containing:
- the lysS gene encoding lysine--tRNA ligase; translation: MASQAQNPENQPSSTLEEIRDARLEKVAGLQKAGLNPYAYQWKSTAHAQQLQEQYADLAPGEEISAEVAIAGRIIARRILGKLAFFNLQDETGTIQLYLDKKRISETMAAVPNAFNTVIKLTDTGDILGAKGTIKRTERGELSIYVNEYEILTKSLLPLPDKWHGLTDVEKRYRQRYVDLIVNPEVRQTFRRRAQITAAIRRYLDQEGFIEIETPVLQSEAGGADARPFITYHNTLEMELYLRIATELHLKRLIVGGFEKVFELGRIFRNEGVSTKHNPEFTSIEIYQAYADYYDMMELTENIIVNAAQDVLGTLKITYQDREIDLTPPWRRVTMHELVQEITGVDLNSFEDFESARIAAENAGIGVPEDCKTIGKLLNEAFEQKVEETLIQPTFVLDFPVEISPLAKPHRSKTDLVERFELYVVGRELANSFSELTDPIDQRQRLEAQALKKAAGDLEAQGVDEDFLTALEYGMPPTGGLGIGIDRLIMLLTDSASIRDVIAFPLLKSQSTAIKSFDYDQDKKILKVEFNHGGIYLYHDLPLAVYKDFQSAPSKGQFFVGQIRDKYSFDKEL